The window AAGCTCTTGCTCTAAAAGATCAGGATCTATGCTCCTCTGCCTTGCGGCAAGGAAGGGGAGCTGGCTGCGCATATTTTCAATCTGGGTTCCAAGTTCTGCAATCTCTTCTTTAAGAGTTAAACGTTTTGCTTTTACCCTCTCCAATTCATTACGGGCTTCTTTCTGGAGAGCCTCTTCGTTTTTTTCACTTGCCAATGAAACCCGGCTTTCCCATTTACGTTCTTCTGATTCTAATTCTTCACTCTGTTTCTCGGTAAGTTTGAGGGTAGTAATAAATTGAAGTATATAATCCTTTGCCGCCAAGGGCTCCATGCCTGTAAGATCGTCAGGCTTTTTTTCTTCCTCTGTGCCAATATCAATCATGCAGCTTTCTTCCTATTTGAATTGCCCTGATTAAATTTTCAGCAGCCAGGACAAGATCCCTCTTGCTGTCCCTGATCATGGCATCAAGGCCTATCTGCCCGCAGGCAATGGAAACGGCATAATCAAACGACGAGAGCAGGGCTCCTGCATCCCCGCCCAGGGCGCCTGAAAGCAGGGCAACCGGCTTTCCGGCTTTCCGGCTTTCCCGCGCTACCAC is drawn from Leadbettera azotonutricia ZAS-9 and contains these coding sequences:
- a CDS encoding PspA/IM30 family protein — translated: MIDIGTEEEKKPDDLTGMEPLAAKDYILQFITTLKLTEKQSEELESEERKWESRVSLASEKNEEALQKEARNELERVKAKRLTLKEEIAELGTQIENMRSQLPFLAARQRSIDPDLLEQELLIALGHMPGDEKIAATDREFSKLEKEKSAQDALEELKARMKKP